A region from the Dermacentor andersoni chromosome 11, qqDerAnde1_hic_scaffold, whole genome shotgun sequence genome encodes:
- the LOC126518063 gene encoding uncharacterized protein isoform X1, translated as MASPSKSLSVNFFACCVLVLCALLVILLPILGQLWQVVPELRSVEVACRFQGLFLAMAAVCGLAAYCHRSSRLHALVGSCAVLAVVAACLTAVLFAYKLLLLLQLVDAPATSEVTLDNLAAVLLITLLSADVIALLATLAATVCCVVFVSRTRRMRCLPEYEEADGRKEYAPGLPPRRPRGEADVPMLTAARYHTTEREPVYSLPSKKSGYRDEPRLVMAPDDAPVLHLGRQPPGTVYVLPPGSLVMIESR; from the exons ATGGCCAGTCCCAGCAAATCGCTCTCGGTGAATTTCTTCGCCTGCTGCGTCCTGGTGCTGTGCGCGCTGCTGGTCATTCTCCTCCCTATACTCGGCCAGCTATGGCAG GTGGTTCCAGAGCTGCGAAGCGTGGAGGTGGCGTGCCGCTTCCAGGGCCTCTTCCTGGCCATGGCTGCGGTGTGCGGCCTGGCCGCCTACTGCCACCGCTCTTCCAGACTGCACGCGCTGGTTGGCTCTTGCGCCGTGCTAGCCGTGGTGGCCGCCTGCCTGACGGCCGTACTTTTCGCCTACAAGCTTCTACTGCTCCTGCAGCTCGTCGATGCGCCAG CAACGTCCGAGGTTACCCTGGACAACCTCGCCGCGGTGCTGCTCATCACGCTCCTGTCCGCTGACGTCATCGCACTGCTGGCGACCCTGGCGGCCACCGTGTGCTGCGTGGTGTTCGTGTCACGGACGCGTCGCATGCGGTGCCTGCCCGAGTACGAGGAGGCCGACGGCCGCAAGGAGTACGCGCCCGGTCTGCCCCCGCGACGGCCGCGGGGGGAGGCCGACGTGCCCATGCTGACCGCAGCGCGGTACCACACTACGGAGCG GGAGCCGGTGTATAGCCTGCCGAGCAAAAAGAGCGGCTACCGGGACGAGCCACGGCTCGTGATGGCCCCCGACGATGCACCAGTGCTGCACCTGGGCAGGCAGCCACCAGGAACCGTCTACGTGCTGCCGCCTGGAAGCCTCGTCATGATCGAATCGCGCTGA
- the LOC126518063 gene encoding uncharacterized protein isoform X2 translates to MSAPSGSSAAHRGRMGTERTVVPELRSVEVACRFQGLFLAMAAVCGLAAYCHRSSRLHALVGSCAVLAVVAACLTAVLFAYKLLLLLQLVDAPATSEVTLDNLAAVLLITLLSADVIALLATLAATVCCVVFVSRTRRMRCLPEYEEADGRKEYAPGLPPRRPRGEADVPMLTAARYHTTEREPVYSLPSKKSGYRDEPRLVMAPDDAPVLHLGRQPPGTVYVLPPGSLVMIESR, encoded by the exons GTGGTTCCAGAGCTGCGAAGCGTGGAGGTGGCGTGCCGCTTCCAGGGCCTCTTCCTGGCCATGGCTGCGGTGTGCGGCCTGGCCGCCTACTGCCACCGCTCTTCCAGACTGCACGCGCTGGTTGGCTCTTGCGCCGTGCTAGCCGTGGTGGCCGCCTGCCTGACGGCCGTACTTTTCGCCTACAAGCTTCTACTGCTCCTGCAGCTCGTCGATGCGCCAG CAACGTCCGAGGTTACCCTGGACAACCTCGCCGCGGTGCTGCTCATCACGCTCCTGTCCGCTGACGTCATCGCACTGCTGGCGACCCTGGCGGCCACCGTGTGCTGCGTGGTGTTCGTGTCACGGACGCGTCGCATGCGGTGCCTGCCCGAGTACGAGGAGGCCGACGGCCGCAAGGAGTACGCGCCCGGTCTGCCCCCGCGACGGCCGCGGGGGGAGGCCGACGTGCCCATGCTGACCGCAGCGCGGTACCACACTACGGAGCG GGAGCCGGTGTATAGCCTGCCGAGCAAAAAGAGCGGCTACCGGGACGAGCCACGGCTCGTGATGGCCCCCGACGATGCACCAGTGCTGCACCTGGGCAGGCAGCCACCAGGAACCGTCTACGTGCTGCCGCCTGGAAGCCTCGTCATGATCGAATCGCGCTGA